The Bacteroidales bacterium DNA window TCTGGAGCCGGGGAATAGGCTGGTTTACTATGGCTCTGGTTGATGTTCTTGATTATATTCCGGAAAACTATCATGGCAGAGATTCACTGATCAGAATATTCCGTTCGGTCTGTAATGCATTGCTTAAGGTAAGAGACCGGGAGAAAATGGTTTGGTACCAGGTTATCAACCAGCCTGACAGACCAGGGAATTACCCCGAAGCTTCCGGCTCATGTATGTTCACCTATGCTTTTGCCAAAGGAGCTAAAAAAGGGTATCTTCCTCAGAAATTCTACAAAGAGGCTCTCAAAAGTTTCCGGGGAATTGTCCGGGAATTTGTCGTAACCGGTAATGACGGCCTGCCTACCCTGACGCATATCTGCGGATCATGCGGATTGGGAGGAAATCCTTACAGAGATGGTTCCTACACATATTATGTGAGCGAAAAACAGATTGATAATGACCCGAAAGGGGTTGCATCGTTTATACTTGCCGCTATCGAACTTAACCAATAATTCATCTAAAACCGACTGCTTATGAAAAAAATCACTACCCTGAGTTGTTTCCTGCTGGTAGCTTTCTTCGCTATCCAGGCACAAAGCTGGAAAGTTTATATGGGAAAAGTGCTTCCCAGCCAGAACAATCCGGCTTTTGTTTCAAATAGTGCTACCGGAGCACCTCCTGTTGAAGCCATCTTGCCCAATCCCGAAAAAACGGGCGATTCGCTCTATTCGTTTACGGTGTACCCAAAAGATGCCAAGTTTTTATGGAAGTATGATTTCTCAGCCGCCGTACCCAATGTAACTCTCGTTGCCCGTTTAAAAGGAATTTCCGACACCCTTGACAGGGTAATGGAAATTGATATGCAAACCGGCTCATTCCGTGAAAGGATCGTAATCAAAAAAGACAACACCTTTGAGCTGAAACAATCCGGATTCAAGGGAACGTTTCCGGCAAATGTTCTTGACTGGCATATGATCCGGTTCTCGATGAAGAACGACAGCGTATTTATCTATCTAGATGAACAACCGGTTCCGATAGCTGCTGTAAAGACCACAACCACAACCACAAACAAATACTTCCGTTTCGGGGATAACGATGGAGCTACAACCACAGGTGCTTTGATCGACTGGATTATATGGGACGAAACCGGATGCTTTGCTCCGGGGCAGGGCGCAGCCATTCCGGATTCCCTGATTCAAAGGAAAGCAGGATGGAAAGTTTATTCCGGACGGGTACTTCCCAGTGCCAATACGCCTGTATTTATTACCAGTAATGTTTCCGGAACCTATACCAATACCCTGCTGGACGATCCGGACCATCCGGGCAATTCACTCCTTGAACTGATTGTTCATCCTGCCGCCAGTAAATTCATGTGGAGATATAACTGGCCGTCTGATGAACCACCTGCCGTCACTATGGTGGCACGTGTCAAAGGTGTATCCGATACACTTAACAGGGTTATGGAGTTCGATTTCGAGCACTTCGGAACGCGTGAAAGGCTGTATGTCAAAACCGACAATACATGGGAATTAAAAGAATCCGGAACAACCGGAACGATGAAAAAAGCTACAGGATGGCACATATACCGGATTACCAAAAATCAAAACCTGGTGAACTTCTACCTTGACGAAAATCCTGTTCCCCTGGCAACGGTAATAACTCCAACGAGCACAACCAATAAATGGTTCCGGTTTGGCGACGGAAATTCCGGCTCGAGTCTCGGAGGTGTTGTCGACTGGATTATTTGGGATGAATCCGGTGCCTACGCTCCCCAAAGAGGTTATTTCATTCCTGATTCGCTTATTCAGGAAGTTGTCTCAGGGGATGCGTTGCTTGCCGCATTAACACCGAATACAGGAACTCTCTCGCCCGCTTTTGACCCTAATGTTACTGAATACACTCTGAAGCTCCCTGCCGGCTCAACCAGCGTTACCATTGATGCTGCAGCTCACCACACTAAAGCAACTGTAACAGGCACCGGCGAGTATACATCATTCCCGACTGATGCAGTAATAACAGTAACTGCTGAGGACGGAACCACCAGGACATATACGGTCAGCATTTCCGTTCTTTCAAACGACGCTACACTTTCAGCACTTACTCCCGCATCAGGGACACTCTCCCCCGAATTCAATCCCGAAATAACACAATATGTTCTGAAATTGCCCGCAGGATCCACCAGTGTCAACCTTGATGCAACTCCTAATGACGCCAGAGCCACCGTGACAGGAACCGGTGAGTATTCAACATTCCCTGTTGATGCAGTAATTACGGTAACAGCCGAAGATGGAACGACCAAAGAATATATTGTGAGTATTTCGGTCCTTTCAAACGACGCCAGTCTGGCTTCACTTACAGTAAGCACAGGAACTTTGTCCCCGGAGTTTGATCCCCAGATTACTTCCTATACACTGGAACTGCCGTCGGGAACAACATCCGTTACCATAACGGCCACCACGAATGATGACAGGGCCAGTGTGGAAGGAACCGGAGAAATTTCCACGTTCCCGGCTGATGTTACCATAACAGTAACGGCTGAAGACGGAACAACTGCCACATATTCAGTCCATATTCTGGTAACCGGAATCAGCGATAACGGAGCCAGAAAGTTCGGTTTCTATCCCAACCCTGCCCGTGAACAAATTACCGTAACCCTCCCGTCATCTGGAAAACTTACTTTAAAAAACACCCTGGGACAAATATTGATCACAAGGAACTGCTTTGAACCAAAAGTAACGGTTGACCTGAAAAATATCAAAACCGGTATTTATTTCCTTACCTTTGAAAATGCAGACCTTTCAATGACAATGAAAGTTGTCAAAAGCGAATAGTTAACTTTTTGCCGGATGATAGCTGGTGCTTTCTGAACCTCAGCCGGCCGGCCAGAAACCGGCCGGCTGCTAAACAAAACAGGCCTGCTATGCGAGTGCTGGTGATACCATTAATAGGAATGATATTTCTGCTTCTGATGGCTTCGGAAAAATCTACCGGAAACCGGGTATCCGGGAATCCTGACAGAATTCCTGCTTTCCCGGGAGCAGAAGGCGCCGGAATGTTCACTACCGGAGGAAGAGGAGGGAAAACCCTGATTGTTGACAATCTGAATGACGACGGGCCGGGAAGCCTGCGGGATGCTATCAGAAAGAATTTCCCCCGCACAATCGTCTTTCATATCTCAGGCACCATTGAACTTCAATCACCCCTTGAAATAAAATCAGGAAACCTTACCATTGCCGGCCAGACTGCGCCAGGTGACGGCATATGCCTTAAAAAATATCCTCTTATCATTCATGCCGATAACATCATCATACGTTACATACGAATACGACTTGGCGATGAGTCAGGAATGGCCTTTGATTGCATTAACTCAAAAGGAAACAGCAATATAATTATTGATCATTGCAGTTTCAGCTGGTCAGTTGACGAAACTGCTTCTTTCTACGATAATGAGAATTTTACTTTGCAATGGTGCATCATCAGTG harbors:
- a CDS encoding T9SS type A sorting domain-containing protein, whose product is MKKITTLSCFLLVAFFAIQAQSWKVYMGKVLPSQNNPAFVSNSATGAPPVEAILPNPEKTGDSLYSFTVYPKDAKFLWKYDFSAAVPNVTLVARLKGISDTLDRVMEIDMQTGSFRERIVIKKDNTFELKQSGFKGTFPANVLDWHMIRFSMKNDSVFIYLDEQPVPIAAVKTTTTTTNKYFRFGDNDGATTTGALIDWIIWDETGCFAPGQGAAIPDSLIQRKAGWKVYSGRVLPSANTPVFITSNVSGTYTNTLLDDPDHPGNSLLELIVHPAASKFMWRYNWPSDEPPAVTMVARVKGVSDTLNRVMEFDFEHFGTRERLYVKTDNTWELKESGTTGTMKKATGWHIYRITKNQNLVNFYLDENPVPLATVITPTSTTNKWFRFGDGNSGSSLGGVVDWIIWDESGAYAPQRGYFIPDSLIQEVVSGDALLAALTPNTGTLSPAFDPNVTEYTLKLPAGSTSVTIDAAAHHTKATVTGTGEYTSFPTDAVITVTAEDGTTRTYTVSISVLSNDATLSALTPASGTLSPEFNPEITQYVLKLPAGSTSVNLDATPNDARATVTGTGEYSTFPVDAVITVTAEDGTTKEYIVSISVLSNDASLASLTVSTGTLSPEFDPQITSYTLELPSGTTSVTITATTNDDRASVEGTGEISTFPADVTITVTAEDGTTATYSVHILVTGISDNGARKFGFYPNPAREQITVTLPSSGKLTLKNTLGQILITRNCFEPKVTVDLKNIKTGIYFLTFENADLSMTMKVVKSE